From the genome of Arthrobacter alpinus, one region includes:
- a CDS encoding helix-turn-helix domain-containing protein, whose protein sequence is MSFAKTGVKPAFANPRSIPPHPEYKDTNVGEATSVGLCPFRIAPQYRVLRSVANGRVSLVPPSFSREVEFHRALAQLLCDLRVEAHVSQGALSAELGIDQAAVSRVESGQRRLTVAETFSWFEALGLDLGGMSDRLLALWAEHGERPPSLWTESDA, encoded by the coding sequence ATGTCGTTCGCGAAAACGGGAGTAAAGCCCGCTTTTGCAAACCCTAGATCCATACCGCCACACCCAGAGTACAAAGATACGAATGTTGGAGAGGCAACTTCAGTCGGGCTATGTCCATTTCGCATAGCGCCACAGTATCGGGTTCTGAGGAGCGTCGCAAACGGTAGGGTCAGTCTTGTGCCTCCGTCATTCTCGCGTGAAGTCGAATTCCATCGCGCCCTTGCGCAGTTGCTTTGTGATCTTCGAGTAGAAGCTCACGTTTCCCAGGGGGCACTTTCAGCGGAATTAGGTATTGACCAGGCGGCGGTATCTCGCGTGGAGTCAGGGCAACGACGACTGACTGTCGCGGAAACGTTCTCTTGGTTCGAGGCCCTCGGCCTTGACCTTGGCGGAATGAGCGACCGACTTCTGGCGCTTTGGGCCGAACACGGAGAACGCCCTCCAAGTTTGTGGACGGAGTCAGATGCCTGA
- a CDS encoding DNA cytosine methyltransferase — protein MDLGFAKAGFTPVFANDIDPDAVSTYNRLDQVADPEWKDAAARFTGHKSVCGDVRVAADALYEGMADLVIGGPPCQGFSVAGRMDPNDPRSRHVFDFLGLVKRIKPKAFVMENVAALARNKRWGDIISALKETANKDYKVTLVVLNASHWGVPQARERMFLVGVPQEGPDFALPAALTALNPPSVRDALRVLPPAGMPGNDSLCTAIITLAKRPILRRSPYAGMLFNGQGRAMNLDGPAPTLPASMGGNRTPIVDDGHLAGISEPWIVDYHRRLFHEGREPLLKLPPAATLRRLTVEEAAVLQSFPRDTPWQGRQSAKFRQIGNAVPPLLAFAVASAVRETLGLEAPLSEAGSLVGQRV, from the coding sequence ATGGATCTAGGGTTTGCAAAAGCGGGCTTTACTCCCGTTTTCGCGAACGACATTGATCCTGATGCGGTCAGCACATACAACCGTTTGGACCAGGTAGCCGACCCTGAGTGGAAAGACGCTGCGGCTCGATTCACTGGGCACAAATCAGTTTGTGGTGACGTTCGAGTGGCGGCCGACGCTCTCTACGAAGGTATGGCTGATTTGGTAATCGGCGGTCCGCCCTGCCAGGGGTTTTCAGTCGCGGGTCGAATGGACCCCAATGATCCTCGATCGCGCCATGTATTCGACTTTCTTGGCCTCGTCAAACGAATCAAGCCCAAGGCGTTTGTGATGGAAAACGTCGCCGCCCTAGCCCGTAATAAGCGGTGGGGCGATATCATCAGTGCGTTGAAGGAAACTGCGAACAAAGACTATAAAGTCACTTTGGTAGTTCTTAATGCTTCGCACTGGGGAGTTCCACAAGCCCGTGAGCGGATGTTTCTGGTAGGAGTCCCACAAGAGGGCCCCGACTTTGCCTTGCCAGCCGCGCTGACTGCATTGAACCCACCAAGCGTACGCGATGCCCTTCGAGTCCTCCCCCCTGCGGGCATGCCAGGGAACGACTCTCTATGTACCGCGATTATTACACTCGCGAAGCGCCCAATCCTCCGGAGGTCACCATATGCCGGAATGCTCTTCAACGGCCAGGGTCGCGCAATGAACCTGGACGGACCAGCACCGACTCTGCCTGCCTCGATGGGCGGAAATAGGACTCCAATCGTCGATGACGGACATCTCGCAGGAATATCTGAGCCATGGATCGTTGACTATCACAGACGGCTTTTTCATGAGGGCCGAGAACCGCTCCTTAAACTTCCCCCGGCGGCCACCTTGCGAAGACTTACCGTGGAGGAGGCTGCAGTCTTGCAATCATTCCCCCGTGATACGCCATGGCAGGGTCGACAGTCAGCAAAATTTCGCCAGATAGGCAATGCGGTTCCCCCACTTCTCGCATTCGCCGTTGCAAGTGCCGTCCGAGAGACCTTGGGTCTAGAAGCACCGTTGTCTGAAGCCGGGAGCCTCGTTGGACAGAGAGTATGA
- a CDS encoding helicase C-terminal domain-containing protein encodes MDSATEPRRIFAALPAKASKYARPWDVQSQVWDSWHERRTDSDLLIKMNTGGGKTVVGLMMLKSCLNDGAGPAVYITPDIYLADQVRAEAAALGLETTDDPRSGRFQAGKAILVTYIHKVINGISVFGVAGDTRQRIEIGSLLVDDAHACVSTLEHQFTLTIPRGHAAYNEISDLFDDTLRDQSQSTIRDLAEDVPGVALRVPYWSWADRQQQVLNALHPHRESTNGFKFVWPLIRDVLHLCDVAISYNEIEIKPPCPPIDRIPSLATAKRRIYLTATLADDSVLVTHFDAAPAPISTPITPQTADDLGDRMILTPMETHPGTTDEEVRTFLVEQALHRNVVVIVPSRRRAVFWRDFADAEHDSSSIHDGVRALREGHVGLVVLINKYDGIDLPGDACRILVLDGLPEAYSALERIEALALSESEAMITRQIQRIEQGMGRGVRSNDDHCVVLLVGSKLTQRLHKAGGSSKFSPATRAQLALSDQVADMLYGMPFSAIGSVIGQCLDRDPGWVAASRDALDGVTYPTTSTVSEVAVAEREAFRLAELGRYRDAHAKMRQAIIAANDDRRHEGWLKQRAAGYLHLSDPAAAQQMQKSAQTDNKAVLRPRDGVEYHRLNSLADQARQAAAFLTERYENGNDLIVGVATILDDLVPDPNQASVQMFEQAMYDLGLHLGFAAQRPERDTGEGPDVLWSLGKLAFLVIECKSGSTTDAIWRHDAEQLSHSMDWFAEKYDHTCSATPIMIHNTQVLHRQASARAGAKVITFAKLAKLRDAASKFAAALAADKAYGEVGKVSSQLTDWGLNGKVFAQTWGVAARKL; translated from the coding sequence GTGGATTCTGCCACCGAACCAAGGCGAATCTTTGCCGCGCTACCAGCTAAAGCTTCAAAGTATGCCCGGCCGTGGGACGTTCAATCTCAGGTATGGGATAGCTGGCACGAGCGACGCACCGATTCTGACCTCCTTATCAAAATGAATACCGGTGGCGGCAAAACTGTAGTAGGGCTGATGATGCTCAAAAGTTGCCTCAACGATGGTGCTGGCCCAGCCGTCTACATCACACCCGACATATATCTCGCTGATCAGGTACGTGCTGAAGCCGCGGCTCTAGGCCTTGAAACTACGGATGATCCGCGATCCGGCCGGTTCCAAGCCGGTAAGGCAATACTTGTTACCTATATACACAAGGTAATCAACGGCATATCTGTTTTCGGCGTCGCGGGCGATACTCGGCAACGCATAGAAATTGGCTCGCTCTTGGTCGACGATGCTCACGCCTGCGTGTCCACGTTGGAACACCAATTCACTTTGACCATCCCCCGTGGACACGCTGCATACAACGAGATTTCCGACCTTTTCGACGACACGCTTCGTGACCAATCGCAGTCTACTATCCGGGATCTTGCTGAAGACGTACCTGGTGTTGCCCTGCGCGTTCCGTATTGGTCCTGGGCGGACCGACAGCAACAAGTACTGAACGCCCTACATCCACACCGTGAGAGCACCAATGGCTTCAAGTTTGTATGGCCACTGATTCGAGATGTCCTGCACCTTTGTGATGTGGCGATCAGCTACAACGAGATCGAGATCAAACCACCCTGCCCGCCAATTGACCGAATCCCTAGCCTAGCTACCGCCAAGAGGCGGATCTACTTAACCGCGACGCTGGCCGATGACAGCGTTCTGGTGACTCACTTCGATGCCGCCCCGGCGCCGATCTCGACGCCAATCACACCGCAGACCGCCGACGATCTGGGCGATCGCATGATCCTTACCCCGATGGAAACTCACCCTGGGACCACTGATGAGGAAGTGCGCACCTTTCTAGTCGAACAAGCGCTACATCGCAACGTCGTAGTTATTGTGCCTTCACGACGCAGAGCCGTGTTCTGGCGCGACTTTGCCGACGCCGAACACGACAGCAGCAGCATCCACGATGGTGTCCGCGCTCTCCGAGAGGGGCACGTCGGGCTAGTGGTCTTGATCAACAAGTATGACGGCATCGACCTTCCCGGCGACGCCTGCCGAATTCTTGTCCTTGACGGACTCCCTGAGGCCTACAGCGCTCTCGAACGAATTGAAGCTCTTGCCCTGAGCGAAAGTGAGGCCATGATCACGCGCCAAATCCAGCGCATCGAACAGGGTATGGGCCGAGGTGTGCGTTCCAACGACGACCATTGTGTCGTTCTACTGGTTGGGTCGAAACTCACCCAGCGGCTACACAAGGCAGGCGGATCGTCTAAATTCAGCCCAGCGACACGTGCCCAGCTCGCTCTATCCGACCAAGTCGCCGACATGCTTTATGGAATGCCCTTCAGCGCTATTGGCAGCGTGATTGGCCAGTGCCTGGATCGGGATCCTGGTTGGGTTGCGGCTAGTCGTGACGCACTTGATGGAGTCACTTACCCAACCACCAGCACAGTCTCTGAAGTTGCCGTGGCGGAACGGGAAGCCTTTCGGTTGGCTGAACTGGGACGATATAGGGATGCTCATGCGAAAATGCGCCAGGCCATAATTGCCGCCAACGACGACCGACGGCACGAGGGTTGGCTCAAGCAGCGCGCTGCTGGGTATCTGCATCTATCAGATCCGGCCGCAGCCCAGCAGATGCAGAAATCTGCCCAGACAGATAACAAGGCGGTGCTACGCCCGCGAGATGGCGTCGAATACCACCGGTTGAATAGCCTCGCAGACCAGGCCCGGCAAGCTGCGGCATTCTTAACTGAACGCTATGAAAACGGCAACGATCTGATAGTTGGTGTTGCTACGATCCTAGACGACCTCGTACCAGACCCCAACCAAGCAAGCGTGCAAATGTTCGAACAGGCTATGTACGATCTCGGATTGCACCTTGGCTTCGCTGCGCAGCGGCCCGAACGTGACACAGGGGAAGGCCCGGACGTGCTGTGGTCTTTAGGTAAGTTGGCCTTTTTGGTCATCGAATGCAAGAGCGGCAGCACCACGGATGCGATTTGGCGGCACGATGCAGAACAGCTCTCTCATTCCATGGACTGGTTCGCTGAGAAATACGACCATACATGCAGCGCAACACCGATCATGATTCACAACACCCAAGTGCTGCACAGGCAAGCCTCAGCGCGGGCCGGCGCCAAAGTGATCACCTTCGCTAAGCTCGCCAAGCTCCGCGATGCTGCCAGTAAGTTCGCGGCAGCGCTTGCCGCCGACAAAGCCTACGGGGAGGTTGGAAAAGTGAGCTCCCAACTGACGGATTGGGGCCTGAATGGCAAGGTGTTTGCCCAGACATGGGGAGTCGCTGCGCGTAAGCTATAG
- a CDS encoding AAA family ATPase → MTELHELTLDELAESLRAQAADSLAGDAEAWNELVRLVDDATTDDRDDVLTANRKWLLRKLSVEGFRGAKHKVDLDLDNPRGITVLFGENGSGKSSLAEAVRVAIEGRTSATHLGTTGSGHELWGSLDQRSQGVERATIALVLTDEATTDRLTIQATIDATGVKRNGSLENREGRVYLDASSPAWRVWADAVRASPPVLAYAELADELQKKKDLQVWLTSCLAMDNATRIFDAIVKSEVDSALSAEKRITTARMRAESAVLEVDVQAKRQGVEGIPELEWATCDSIEKLNVWLQSNDIIVREKRLHVLDGEVLAALPDWGIEFTDSWKAWSQAASTALLTAHVTEAIVSMQDRVLSSHQGDNGGVCPTCGSLHGDWRGHLQAEAKRLRHAQLAALGLKGLVRERSAKLLGPLKTCLLVLPSGYDASVTEFGNLIAEVERSNTGDDLDIDLLLAIGNLSRWVQGPEAKSIFSSALEASGLQHQWRCNRWDAVAPFVATFRSEIEAAAKAGTLKKARTKWNGHLAKIRSQRSASLQAVVSPAVSTLLGDVGISVSTIDITKSESRLELVDSKGRVVELAHLSAGQRNALILSPVIATAESGFFGFYILDDPVHAFDDFRVDKLAAMLAQLGRRKALILTTHDARFVSYLRVHAPLEFSVLATHRDGDGRMTLTATKDAPAELIQFAEDLAGDLEKVAAVQGRSEVIALLRMALDEAFEQLALRHFARRPAAEAKQDRAYFDQAMMTGDRKKALRDFMADSETQLATFTSAWQVVSVSAKRWSQAVHSTHLVPDAGQLPVEIAIAGQAVDILRGIRW, encoded by the coding sequence GTGACTGAACTGCATGAGCTCACCTTGGATGAACTGGCTGAATCTTTACGAGCGCAGGCTGCCGACAGTCTGGCCGGGGATGCAGAAGCTTGGAATGAATTGGTCCGCTTGGTGGATGACGCAACCACAGATGACCGTGATGATGTTTTGACTGCAAACCGTAAGTGGCTGCTTCGAAAACTGTCCGTCGAGGGTTTTCGCGGAGCTAAACACAAGGTTGATCTCGACCTTGACAATCCTCGAGGCATAACCGTCCTTTTTGGTGAAAACGGCTCTGGCAAGTCAAGCCTGGCGGAAGCAGTGCGCGTCGCCATTGAAGGTAGAACCAGTGCAACGCATCTGGGGACGACTGGAAGCGGTCATGAACTCTGGGGAAGCCTCGATCAGCGAAGTCAAGGTGTTGAAAGAGCGACAATAGCTCTCGTCCTGACTGATGAAGCCACAACCGATCGGCTTACAATTCAGGCCACTATTGATGCGACGGGAGTGAAGCGAAATGGGTCCCTTGAGAATCGAGAGGGACGAGTCTATCTAGACGCAAGTTCGCCTGCCTGGAGGGTCTGGGCTGACGCAGTGAGGGCATCACCGCCAGTGTTGGCATACGCAGAGCTGGCGGACGAACTGCAGAAGAAAAAGGACCTGCAGGTCTGGTTGACTTCGTGTCTCGCGATGGACAACGCCACGAGAATTTTCGATGCCATCGTCAAATCTGAAGTTGACTCGGCCTTGTCTGCGGAGAAACGCATCACGACCGCAAGGATGCGTGCTGAAAGCGCTGTCTTAGAAGTCGATGTTCAGGCGAAACGGCAAGGTGTTGAAGGAATTCCTGAGCTTGAATGGGCAACGTGTGACTCGATAGAGAAACTCAACGTTTGGTTGCAGTCGAACGACATCATCGTGAGAGAAAAGCGTCTACATGTCCTCGATGGGGAAGTCTTGGCTGCCCTTCCTGATTGGGGTATTGAATTCACTGACAGTTGGAAGGCGTGGTCTCAAGCCGCCTCGACGGCGCTCCTGACGGCACATGTCACTGAAGCAATCGTGAGCATGCAGGACCGTGTTCTGAGTTCGCACCAGGGAGACAACGGCGGCGTGTGCCCAACTTGTGGATCACTCCATGGAGACTGGCGAGGCCACTTGCAAGCAGAGGCGAAGAGGCTTCGGCATGCTCAGCTGGCAGCACTTGGTCTAAAGGGACTTGTTCGTGAGCGTTCGGCCAAACTCCTTGGCCCTCTAAAGACATGTCTCCTCGTCTTGCCATCGGGCTATGACGCTTCTGTCACCGAGTTCGGGAATCTGATTGCCGAGGTAGAAAGATCCAACACAGGGGATGATCTTGATATTGATTTGCTGTTGGCGATTGGCAATTTGTCCAGGTGGGTCCAGGGTCCCGAGGCTAAATCCATTTTCAGTTCTGCGCTTGAAGCTTCAGGGCTGCAGCATCAATGGCGGTGCAATCGCTGGGACGCTGTCGCACCCTTTGTGGCGACGTTTCGATCGGAAATTGAGGCTGCCGCAAAGGCAGGAACGCTCAAGAAGGCCCGAACAAAATGGAATGGCCACCTAGCGAAAATTCGCAGTCAACGCAGCGCCAGCCTCCAGGCAGTGGTTAGCCCAGCGGTATCGACCCTTCTTGGTGACGTGGGAATCTCTGTGTCTACAATTGACATCACCAAGTCCGAAAGTAGGCTAGAACTCGTCGACTCGAAGGGGCGGGTCGTAGAGCTGGCTCACCTCAGCGCTGGCCAAAGAAACGCCCTGATCTTGAGTCCAGTGATTGCGACTGCAGAGTCTGGGTTTTTCGGATTCTATATTCTGGATGACCCGGTTCACGCGTTCGATGACTTTCGTGTAGATAAGCTGGCCGCCATGCTTGCCCAGCTTGGCCGAAGGAAAGCGCTGATTTTGACTACGCATGACGCTCGCTTCGTTTCATATCTTCGAGTCCATGCCCCCTTGGAATTCTCGGTGCTGGCTACGCACAGAGATGGAGACGGGCGGATGACACTGACAGCCACTAAGGATGCGCCTGCGGAGCTGATTCAGTTTGCTGAAGACCTCGCCGGCGACTTGGAAAAAGTCGCGGCAGTGCAAGGACGATCGGAAGTGATCGCTCTCCTGCGGATGGCACTCGATGAAGCCTTTGAACAACTTGCTCTTCGGCATTTCGCGCGACGGCCAGCTGCTGAGGCGAAACAGGATCGAGCTTATTTTGACCAAGCGATGATGACTGGAGACCGGAAGAAGGCCCTCAGAGATTTCATGGCTGATAGTGAAACTCAGCTTGCAACCTTCACATCTGCTTGGCAGGTTGTCTCTGTTTCGGCCAAGCGGTGGTCTCAAGCGGTCCACAGCACCCATCTGGTCCCAG